In Primulina huaijiensis isolate GDHJ02 chromosome 4, ASM1229523v2, whole genome shotgun sequence, a genomic segment contains:
- the LOC140975173 gene encoding cellulose synthase A catalytic subunit 6 [UDP-forming]-like, protein MATGRLVAGSHNRNEFVLINADEIGKVTSVKELTGQKCQICGDEIEFTVDGEPFVACNECAFPVCRPCYEYERREGNQACPQCRTRYKRIKGSPRVDGDEDEDEFDDLENEFERKDPLQFPGSGIYGRNNIGRSASGITDSSDTHPSHVNSEIPLLTYGQEDDTISADKHALIIPSFMGHERRVHPMPFTDSSMSLQPRPMDPKKDLAVYGYGTIAWKERMEEWKKKQNDRLQMVEHQGDDPGLPKMDEGRQPLSRKLPISSSKISPYRIVIVLRMAILGLFFHYRIRHPVNDAYGLWLTSVICEIWFAVSWIFDQFPKWFPIERETYLDRLSLRYEKEGKPSELSSVDIFVSTVDPSKEPPLITANTVLSILSVDYPIDKVTCYVSDDGAAMLTFEALSETSEFARKWVPFCKKFSIEPRAPEWYFAKKIDYLRDKVEPTFVRERRAMKREYEEFKVRINGLVAMAQKVPEDGWTMQDGTPWPGNFVRDHPGMIQVFLGQNGVRDIEGNELPRLVYVSREKRPGFDHHKKAGAMNALIRVSAVISNAPYLLNVDCDHYINNSKALREAMCFMMDPQAGKKICYVQFPQRFDGIDRHDRYSNRNVVFFDINMKGLDGIQGPIYVGTGCVFRRQALYGYDAPKKAKPPGKTCNCWPKWCCCCCGSRKKNKKGKSKDNKKNMKSREGSSQIHALENIEEGVKGIDGEKSTLMPQVKLEKKFGQSPVFIASTLLEEGGIPSEATSASLLKEAIHVISCGYEDKTEWGREVGWIYGSVTEDILTGFKMHCHGWRSVYCIPKRPAFKGSAPINLSDRLHQVLRWALGSVEILLSRHCPIWYGYGCGLKPLERFSYINSVVYPLTSIPLIAYCTLPAVCLLTGKFIVPEISNYASIIFMALFLSIAVTSVLEMQWGRVAIDDLWRNEQFWVIGGVSSHFFALIQGLLKVLAGVNTNFTVTSKAADDGDFSELYLFKWTSLLIPPLTLMIINIIGVIVGISDAISNGYESWGPLFGRLFFAIWVILHLYPFLKGFMGKQDRVPTIIVVWSILLASIFSLLWVRINPFVSRDGIILEVCGLNCD, encoded by the exons ATGGCCACAGGAAGGCTTGTGGCTGGTTCACACAACAGGAATGAATTTGTACTTATCAATGCTGATGAAATTGGAAAG GTGACTTCCGTGAAAGAATTGACCGGACAGAAATGTCAGATTTGTGGAGATGAGATTGAATTTACTGTGGATGGGGAACCTTTTGTTGCCTGCAATGAATGTGCTTTCCCTGTTTGTAGACCTTGCTATGAATACGAAAGAAGGGAAGGTAACCAAGCTTGTCCTCAGTGCAGAACCCGATACAAGCGCATTAAAG GGAGTCCGAGAGTTGATggagatgaagatgaagatgaatttGATGATTTGGAGAATGAATTTGAAAGGAAAGATCCTTTGCAATTTCCGGGATCTGGAATTTATGGTCGCAATAACATCGGCCGGAGTGCTTCCGGAATTACCGATTCTTCAGACACGCACCCTTCTCATGTTAACTCCGAAATCCCTCTGCTTACTTATGGTCAAGAG GATGATACCATTTCGGCTGATAAACATGCTCTAATTATCCCTTCCTTTATGGGTCATGAAAGGCGAGTTCATCCAATGCCCTTTACAGATTCTTCCATGTCCT TGCAGCCACGACCCATGGATCCTAAGAAAGACTTAGCTGTATATGGCTATGGTACTATTGCTTGGAAGGAAAGAATGGAGGAGTGGAAGAAAAAGCAAAATGATAGACTTCAAATGGTTGAGCATCAAGGAGATGATCCTGGTTTACCCAA GATGGATGAAGGGAGGCAACCACTTTCTAGGAAGTTACCAATTTCTTCAAGCAAGATAAGCCCTTACAGAATAGTCATTGTGCTTCGAATGGCAATTCTTGGGTTGTTCTTTCACTACAGAATTCGCCACCCTGTTAATGATGCATATGGATTATGGCTGACATCGGTTATATGTGAGATATGGTTCGCGGTGTCATGGATATTCGATCAGTTTCCGAAATGGTTCCCAATTGAACGAGAAACTTACCTTGACAGACTATCTCTAAG GTATGAGAAAGAAGGAAAGCCCTCCGAGCTATCTTCTGTTGACATATTTGTGAGTACGGTGGATCCCTCAAAAGAGCCTCCACTAATTACTGCAAACACCGTTCTTTCCATACTTTCCGTGGATTATCCGATCGACAAGGTTACTTGCTACGTCTCAGATGATGGTGCTGCAATGCTCACTTTTGAAGCTCTTTCTGAAACATCTGAGTTTGCCCGAAAATGGGTCCCATTCTGCAAGAAATTCAGCATTGAACCCCGGGCTCCTGAATGGTACTTTGCTAAAAAAATTGACTATTTGAGAGACAAGGTTGAACCAACATTCGTGAGGGAACGTCGTGCAATGAAG AGAGAGTACGAAGAGTTTAAAGTTCGAATAAATGGATTGGTTGCAATGGCGCAGAAAGTTCCCGAGGATGGTTGGACGATGCAGGACGGAACTCCCTGGCCAGGAAATTTTGTCAGGGATCATCCTGGAATGATCCAG GTGTTTTTGGGTCAAAATGGCGTTCGGGATATTGAAGGGAATGAGCTGCCTCGTCTTGTATACGTTTCTCGTGAGAAAAGGCCAGGATTTGATCACCACAAAAAAGCCGGTGCTATGAATGCTTTG ataCGGGTCTCAGCTGTCATATCAAATGCACCATACCTACTTAACGTGGATTGCGATCACTATATAAATAACAGCAAGGCTCTTAGAGAAGCTATGTGTTTTATGATGGATCCTCAAGCTGGAAAGAAAATATGCTACGTCCAATTTCCTCAAAGATTCGATGGAATTGATCGGCATGATAGATATTCGAATCGCAACGTTGTCTTTTTTGAT ATAAATATGAAAGGGCTTGATGGGATCCAAGGTCCAATTTACGTTGGAACTGGATGCGTCTTTCGAAGGCAAGCCCTTTATGGATATGATGCCCCTAAGAAGGCAAAACCTCCTGGAAAAACATGCAATTGTTGGCCAAAATGGTGTTGCTGCTGTTGTGGATCAAGAAAGAAGAATAAGAAAGGGAAATCAAAGGATAACAAGAAAAATATGAAGAGCAGGGAAGGTTCATCCCAGATTCATGCTCTCGAAAATATCGAGGAAGGAGTCAAAG GAATTGATGGTGAAAAATCAACCCTCATGCCCCAGGTGAAGTTAGAGAAAAAATTTGGACAATCACCGGTTTTCATAGCTTCAACACTTCTAGAAGAAGGTGGCATCCCCTCGGAGGCAACATCTGCATCACTCTTGAAAGAAGCTATTCACGTCATTAGTTGTGGCTATGAAGATAAAACAGAATGGGGAAGAGAG GTTGGATGGATTTACGGTTCTGTTACTGAAGATATCTTAACTGGTTTTAAGATGCACTGTCATGGTTGGAGATCTGTGTACTGCATACCCAAAAGACCTGCATTCAAAGGGTCGGCTCCAATCAATCTTTCGGATCGATTGCACCAAGTTCTTCGATGGGCTTTGGGATCGGTTGAAATTTTGTTGAGCAGACACTGTCCTATTTGGTATGGATACGGGTGTGGTCTAAAACCTCTCGAgagattttcatatataaacTCAGTCGTCTATCCATTGACATCCATTCCATTGATTGCTTATTGTACCTTACCAGCAGTTTGTCTCCTTACTGGAAAATTCATTGTCCCTGAG ATCAGCAACTATGCCAGCATAATTTTCATGGCGCTCTTTTTATCAATTGCTGTAACCAGTGTCCTAGAAATGCAATGGGGGCGTGTAGCAATCGATGACCTGTGGAGAAACGAGCAGTTTTGGGTAATCGGTGGCGTCTCATCCCATTTCTTTGCTCTAATCCAAGGGCTTCTCAAGGTCTTGGCCGGTGTAAACACTAACTTCACCGTCACATCCAAAGCAGCCGATGATGGAGATTTTTCCGAGCTTTACCTCTTCAAATGGACATCTTTGTTGATCCCTCCTCTGACACTAATGATCATCAACATCATCGGGGTCATAGTTGGGATTTCAGACGCCATTAGCAACGGTTATGAGTCATGGGGCCCACTATTCGGAAGACTTTTCTTCGCCATTTGGGTCATTCTCCATTTATACCCTTTCCTCAAAGGTTTTATGGGAAAACAAGACAGGGTTCCCACCATTATCGTGGTATGGTCTATTCTTCTTGCTTCTATATTCTCGTTATTGTGGGTACGAATCAACCCGTTCGTGTCGAGAGATGGGATCATTTTAGAAGTGTGCGGGTTGAACTGTGACTAG